The DNA region cttccccaggtggaggaagcaaagagacaggcgttggaggagccccagggtctgagggaggtgctggataatatcaggggtatgaagggccggatgggtacctggcggaattttatcaggaatttgcgacggacctggtaccacatctgttgggggcatttaatgaagcgctggagaaaggggagctgccggagacgatgaggcaggcagtaatcacgctaatcccgaagaaggggaaggacccagtGTAATGTGGGTCGTatgggcccatatcactattgtacACGGATGTGAAaccattggctaagttgttggcggggaggatggaggattgtgtcccgagggtggttgcagaagatcaaacaggccttgtgaagggcaggcagcacgCGAGTAATATTAGACGGCTGTTGAATGGAGTATGAATCCATCAGGggttctggtaccggaggtggtgctgtccatggatgcggagaagccatttgatcgggtggagtggcgctacttgttcaaggttttgggaaggtttgggtttgggccgagatttgtggcatgggtgcggttgctgtatgtggaacCAAAGGCCAGTGTGAGGATGAATAATATGAGTTTGCGgaactttgacttacacaggggtatgaggcaggtatgcccgctgtcgccgttactgtttgcgctggccagaGAGCCGTTGACGATGGCTCTCAAGGGGTCGGCGGAGTGgtaggggattatgaggggatagagggagcatcaggtgtcgctctatgccaatgaccGAGGGTGTGGGAAGGATTGTGGGCCtgctgggaaggtttggagggttcttggggTGTAaagtgaatgtagggaaaagcaaggttttcccggtgaatgggCTGTGACGGTGGGAAGATTTAGGAGGGCATGCCATTTAGGGggggctggtatggcaactgctcggtccaagatcacaagaaactgcagtgtgtgtTGAACTCAGCCCAACGGATCGCACAAGCTTGCCACTCCCACTTTGATTCTCCTGCTGCcttaggaaggcagacagcattatcagagactcctcccacccaggcattgccttcttccagacccttccatcaggcagaaggtacagaagtctgatgaCCCGCACATCCAaacttaggaacagcttcttccccacagctacaagactcctcaatgactccccctcggactgatctgttccctgtaagaacactattcacgacgaccTTTGCTGctcttgctttgtttggtcccttgttcctcactgtaaccaattaatgtttgtcgatgtaccatttgtcaatgttctctgttgattattctgttgtctactatgtacgtactgtgtacgttccctcggccgcagaaaaatacttttcactgtacttcggtacttgtgacaataaatcaaatcatatcAAATCATTTATGGTAGTGAggcataggtttaggtatttggtaattcaggtaacgagggaatggacggggctccagaagtggaacttaacaaagctggtggaagaAGCcatggaggatcttaagaggtgggatacactgcagttgacgtTGGAAGGGaaagtccaagtggtgaaaatgactgTTCTGCTGAGGTTCCcgattatttttcaggctctcccgatctttataccaaaggcctttttttcggaAATTGAGCACGATCATTTCGGAATTTGTATGGGTGGAGAAGGTGCCGAGAGTCGGGAGGGCGCTGCTacagaggcagcgggggggggggttggtgttgccgaacctgcttcattattattggggcggcgaatgtggataaggtgcagcgatggtgggaaggagaaggggtagagtggattagaatggaggaggaatcttgtctagtttgagggctatggtgccgGCAGCAttaccaatggctccgagtaggtatttagggagcccggtggtgcagtacacagtgaagatatggaatcagttgaggaggcattttagggtggaagggatgttggtgttaaTGCCGctctgcgagaatcatgggtttgagccgggggggatggatagtgtatacaggaggtggagggaagtggggctggccaaggtgagggatctgtatttggaggaagggttcgccagtctggaggagctcagggagagggtagagctgccgagggggagtgagttcaggcatCAGCAggatagggactttgcgcgaaaggtctggaaggagttctctaggttgccgggatacaccctgctggagcgactgctgtttccggatgtggaaggggagggaagaattggggatatatacaagtggcttaaTTTCTGAGACCACATATTAATCTGTTGTGAAGTGTATCATCAAGTATTTGATCAAATTCACAGTACTTGGCTAATTTATGTAGTGCAGCTATGAATTGAGAAATGCTTTCCCCCTCTTGTGCACAACGATGGAACCAAAATGTTTCAGCTGGTTTAGCTGAGTGGACTAGATTTTTTAACAAGTTGAATGCTTTTAGTCGAACCAATCTGAAAAAAGTTCAGCATGCAGGTTTTATGATGTTTGATTGCTACAAGATACAAttggaacctttcctcataagaattgcATGTCTCACAATCCTTGTCAAATTAATCCATGGTGCAACATTATCCTGCTATTTTTCGGATTCTGGTTCCCTGATCTGCACTTTTTCAGCCTTTCTCCCTTCCATTTATTTCCTGCAACCAGCAATCCCCAAACCCAAAAGAAAACTAGTTATTTCCTTTCCTGGACTATCGGCTCCCAAGCAGCAGATTGCAGAGTTGGCAGCCTTCTAGGTTCCAGTTCCCACAGCCTGTTTACAGTGCCACACGCACCTTATACCCACTACAAGCATTACGTAAACCTGAAAATTCGATTATTGTTCAAAACATATGCTCCAGTAACTCACCGTTGTGTCCCAATTTGTTTTTTATTCAGCACTAACAACTTCCGTGATCCACCGATTGACCTGCCGACGCCTTGCTACGATTTGAAGTTCGCTTTTTTTTTATTTGTCACAAACTCACCAATGATTTTTGCCCAAGTGTCAATGATAGCTTTCCTTAGATCCCCAAACTTTCGTCAGTGGTCCGAATCCTTGTCGCCAGTATTCTCTTCTGTTATATATTTGGCATTTCCGcaaagagaaaaataaataaagGTGCCACATTTAAGTTCATAAAAACATAGTGCAGGGTTTATTAAAAGATGTTGCTGCTACAGAATAAGATAGTGAATCCCCAAAACCCTGCTGCAGTGGAGTCTCAATTATTTATGAATGGTATTCAGTCTCTGAATGTGATTCATGGAAAGATATTGAGAACGTTTCACTCTGTAAAAATATGAATGTACAGAAATATGAGTTTTGATTATTTTATTTTAATACATCTGAGGGAAAATTGTTTCGAGGTTAATTTTCATATTTTTCTGTAAAATTCGAAAGGGATTCAATGTAACTGAGCCAAAGGACAAATGAAACCCAGATAAACAGTTTAGATAAGGAAAGTAACTTTAATGTTGGACAGAATGTATGACAGAGTGTTTTGAAGAGCAGAAACTCTGCCGCCGATAAAATGCAAATTTTAAGTCAGAAAATAAGTATTTTAAAAGATAGTGCTGTCTGCAAATCTCACCCCCTATAAACTGTGTGAGGGAGTTGTTCTGAGCTGACCTTGCTCAATTCAATAATGTTGCTGCCCACAGCAGTGTTTCATTTCAAAGTGTCAGGAGAGTGGTTACAGCACCACTTCAGTCAAGATGCCTGAATTGATACTCTGGAGTAAAACAGAGACAGTGAAAGGAAGACTGCCAGAGCAAGAAAGTGCAGAAGCTAAGAAAAATGATAAAGAGAATTGATGTAAAGGATATGGATGTTAAGAGCCAAATGAAGAAACAGTTATGAAGAGAAAAACACACTTTTTtaaaagaccataagaaactaagcAATCAGGGTTATTTATCTACAGCAGTTTGCAAAGTGTTCAGAAGAGTCATATTGTACTCAAAACatttgctctgtttctctctccatggacGATGTCAAAGTTGCAGTGCTGGACTCTCCGGTTTTCAGGTTATgtctggaggatccgtggcgttttacgtgggaaaaatctgtgacgccccagcaccaatcctccgaCCAGTAAGGGGCTAgctgccgcgccacgtaaaacgcccAGCCTGaacgaaataaacggccggagaattgccggttctatggccgtgcatgtgcatggtGACGACCTACATTGGTCGTGCCGTACaatatggcgccggccatgcgcggacccgacctgccatatagtgccccccctggacaccccctcgccaccctctggccACCTCTCACCAGTCTGCCCAGCCCTTGCCGAaaaccccctggccagcagcatggctcccctcatacacagtccgcagccgccacaccaggttcccacccgctgagaccacacatcaaccgtGCGGTTGggagctcggcccatcaggggagggccttcaggtgacgtcctgaggccatataAACAGCATGTGAGTGCACTGCGATTAtgtcgttttggagggggcagaaaaCAGACCCCATCCCCGAATCGGTCGTAAAAATAGATTCTGCGCCCAATCGCCGAATATGAAATTGGCGtcaggaaatggagaatcccgcccgctgagTTTTTACACACTTTGTGTTTTTATATACAATCAATTAATCTGGTCAATAGTCAGTCACTTTCTGTATGGCTGCTGTTAACTACCTCACCATCTCTGTGTTAAaagaaaatttaaaaattaaagaCTTGCAATATATTGTGACATTATGTGTAATGTCTTGCACATTAAGAGTTAATGTGATACTTTATTCTACCACCATAcggagctggggagcagacctataaaagggaatgcctctcagacttctgggagaaggtcTGAGAAGGAGCCAGGGGAAGCTTAGAGGAGGTGTAAGTTAAGATACATCAGTAGTATAGAGTTCTGTAGCATAAATATAGTATAGTCTTATTAATTAGTTAATACCTTGTAACGTGTTCACATATATCACTGCAAAGCTTTATTGAATTGATTTCTGGACTGTCAGGCGTGTTCACATATATCACTGCAAAGCTTTATTGAATTGATTTCTGGACTGTCAGGCGTGTTCACATATATCACTGCAAAGCTTTATTGAATTGATTTCTGGACTGTCAGATTGGCAAAACACTTGACAGTCAATTATTCTGTTAAGTGCTCGCAATGTTGCAATAAAAGCAACCAGGAATTTCTCACCCAGTCCCcatccagtgaacccaaatgggattGCAAATTTGTGGATGATCAAAATAAACAACATTAGGCTCTGATGCAATGTCCCCAACAATTATGGGATGTGTGAAAGTTCAGCTAAAATAAGTAGATTTCAGTTAATTGAATGAGGGACAAGagtgtgattatcatagaatttacagtgcagaaggaggccattcggcccatcgagtctgcaccggctcttggaaagagcacccaacccaaggtcaacacctccaccctatccccataacccagtaaccccacccaacactaagggcaattttggacactaagggcaatttatcatggccaatccacctaacccgcacatctttggaatgtgggaggaaaccggagcacccggaggaaacccacgcacacacggggaggatgtgcagactccgcacagacagtgacccaagccggaatcgaacctgggactctggagctgtgaagcaattgtgctatccacaatgctaccgtgctgccctagcaatgCCCTGGAAGGTCATTGAATTATTCCTCAGTGAGGGGTGAAATTACTGAGGTGAGGAGGCGAAATTATTGAAAGAGGATCAACATCTCATTTTACATTCCTCGTTTCCATATTTTATCATTGCAACTAGGTGAAATAACATGCGGAGCGAGGCTTAAGAATGATAGTGGATCATTTACCAGCCCTAATTATCCAGAAGTGTATCCAAATAATGCCCAATGTATTTGGTACATACGAGTGGCCAATGGAAGGAGAATAACTTTGAAATTGGATGGTTTTCAGTAAGTAACCGTATTTTCACTTGCTCATTGTAACTTCAGAGGCAGCTAGTTCTGAATAGACACTAAAGAGTCTGAATACTTTCAGACTAATATCTATCCCACAGTTACAGTTTCTGTTTTGTCAATGAGAAAGGACATTCACGGTGATCTACAATGTAAAATTTCCATAATGGAAAGAAACTGACCCACGTGATGTATCAGATCATCTGGCCATCTGCAGAATAGAATCAGAGAACACAACAACATATAAGGAGTTTTTCAGCGCATTGTGGCTATAGTgggtctttgaaagagctgtccaattagatTCATTCCCTTTCTCTTCTTACATTCCTGCAACACATTCCTTTAAAAAGTCTTTATATATCTTCTCGTCACTCTCTAAGTTCATGCCTGCTTCCCCAGACACAATGAAGCCAATCAAAATCTATCCATTTACACAGAGTTAAAATTGGGCCTACTGTTTCAGCTGGAACCTAAACAGCTGTTAACCTGCTGAAGTATTTGTCTCAAAGATTAGAGAATTAATTCGGGTTTGAGTTATCCAAATAATGAAAGAGACTCATGTCCAATCAGCCATAGGGCCTTCAGTTGGAGATGGTTAGTAAGACAGCCAGTGATGCGCACATCTTAATTTTAAACTCAGATTGATGAAATCATGTGAGCCATCAATATTAAGCGACATGAGGAAAAGGCAGATCTTTGGAGTTAGATGAAAAACCAAACAATAAATGATGAAAAAGACTCAATGGGTGAAATGTCCTACACCTATTCCTAAGTTCCAATGTTCCATGTGCCCTCATGACCAGGGTTCAGAAATGGAAATTCATATTTTGGCAACTTCTTCACTGCAATAATGGCAGGGAGAAATATTGCAGGAATATTCAGTCAGGTGATTAAATACAACAGGTCTTTTAATGTTAAGGAAAATTGTATTTTGTTTGGGGAAAGATTGAATGAGTGAATGGCTGCTCCATGTTTCATGGTTCCTTCTCTTTTGAATACTCCTGTTCTCTGAATGTTGTTTGTAGATGTGCCTGTATATGTTGGCCCGTTTATGAAGTAAAGTGTTAATTTTAAATGGTGATTACTACAAATTCATTTTCAATTTGCGATCATTCTCTCCCCAGGCTGGAAGCATCATTGCAGTGCACAAACGATTATGTTGCAATATATGATGGAGCTTCAACAAATTCTCCTCTGATTGCAACAGTATGTACTGGATCAAACCACGTATTTAAATCATCGTCCAACTCCATGACCATTTATTTTAGATCGGATTACATGACAGCGAGTGCTG from Scyliorhinus torazame isolate Kashiwa2021f chromosome 16, sScyTor2.1, whole genome shotgun sequence includes:
- the LOC140392307 gene encoding CUB and zona pellucida-like domain-containing protein 1; translation: MIETFANGTKVGHVVASVGKGSAAKPGEITCGARLKNDSGSFTSPNYPEVYPNNAQCIWYIRVANGRRITLKLDGFQLEASLQCTNDYVAIYDGASTNSPLIATVCTGSNHVFKSSSNSMTIYFRSDYMTASAGFTAYYYTLPSFQITTVEPAAARPVKCEKDSFAHPIAA